In Providencia sneebia DSM 19967, one DNA window encodes the following:
- the pal gene encoding peptidoglycan-associated lipoprotein Pal, whose amino-acid sequence MQLNKVLKGLMIALPIMAVAACSSNKNNDQTGDDSSMNQTSTGLSAEELARQQMQQLQNNNIVYFGFDKYNVSPEYAQMLDAHAEFLRNNPSVKVVIEGHADERGTPEYNIALGERRANAVKMYLQSKGVAGDQMSLVSYGKEKPAVLGHTEADYAKNRRAVIAY is encoded by the coding sequence ATGCAATTGAATAAAGTGCTTAAAGGGCTGATGATCGCATTACCAATCATGGCTGTCGCAGCTTGTAGCTCTAACAAAAACAATGACCAAACTGGTGACGATTCTTCTATGAATCAAACTAGCACTGGTCTGTCTGCGGAAGAGCTGGCACGTCAACAAATGCAACAACTGCAAAACAACAATATCGTTTACTTCGGTTTCGATAAATACAATGTTTCTCCAGAATATGCACAAATGTTGGATGCACACGCAGAATTCCTGCGTAACAACCCATCTGTTAAAGTTGTTATTGAAGGTCATGCGGATGAGCGTGGTACTCCAGAATACAACATCGCGCTGGGCGAACGTCGTGCTAACGCAGTTAAAATGTATCTGCAAAGCAAAGGTGTAGCTGGCGACCAAATGTCACTGGTTTCTTACGGTAAAGAAAAACCAGCTGTATTAGGTCACACAGAAGCTGACTACGCTAAAAACCGTCGTGCAGTAATTGCATACTAA
- the ybgF gene encoding tol-pal system protein YbgF yields the protein MNSNYRHLLVGLSLLVGVAVPWTATAQAPIINVGSGSSSDRLAQLETAVNSQGQILYQIQQQIADNQRDIDMLRGQIQESEYKLNQIVERQKDLYMQLDQAGNGAAASGSATTADSSSSAPASPAASGGGEKEDYNAAVTLAMNSKSKAQIDEAIGALQSFIKTYPKSNYQSNANYWLGQLNYNKGSKDDAAFYFATVVKEYPKSQKSSEALYKVGLIMQDKGQKDKAKAVYQQVLKQYPNSSGAKLAEKKLSSL from the coding sequence ATGAACAGTAACTACAGACATCTACTTGTAGGTCTGTCGTTATTGGTTGGCGTAGCGGTCCCTTGGACCGCTACTGCCCAAGCGCCAATCATTAATGTCGGATCCGGATCATCCAGTGATCGCTTGGCTCAGCTTGAGACAGCGGTTAATTCACAAGGTCAAATTCTGTATCAAATCCAGCAACAAATCGCTGATAATCAGCGTGATATTGATATGTTGCGCGGTCAAATTCAGGAAAGTGAATACAAACTGAATCAAATTGTTGAGCGCCAAAAAGATTTGTACATGCAGTTAGACCAAGCAGGGAATGGTGCAGCAGCATCAGGCTCAGCGACGACAGCTGATTCATCATCTTCAGCACCAGCCTCGCCAGCGGCATCAGGTGGTGGTGAAAAAGAAGATTATAATGCAGCGGTCACGCTAGCAATGAACAGCAAGTCAAAAGCACAAATTGATGAAGCAATTGGGGCACTACAAAGCTTTATCAAAACCTACCCTAAGTCGAATTATCAATCTAATGCGAACTATTGGTTAGGCCAGCTTAACTACAACAAAGGTAGCAAAGATGATGCAGCATTCTACTTTGCGACAGTAGTGAAAGAATATCCTAAATCTCAAAAAAGCAGTGAGGCTTTATATAAAGTCGGACTGATTATGCAAGACAAAGGACAAAAGGACAAAGCGAAGGCTGTTTATCAACAAGTCTTAAAGCAATATCCTAATAGTAGTGGTGCAAAACTGGCTGAGAAAAAGCTAAGTTCACTTTAA